A single region of the Nicotiana sylvestris chromosome 6, ASM39365v2, whole genome shotgun sequence genome encodes:
- the LOC138870465 gene encoding uncharacterized mitochondrial protein AtMg00810-like, whose amino-acid sequence MIHQQKYAKELIKKFKMDESKEIYTPIAIDTKLDIDEPGSSVDLKLYRGMIGSLLYLTASRLNIVFSVGLCARFQANPKKSHLTTVKRILRYLKGTTDLYLWYPKSSNFNLVGYADADYACFLVDRKRTSGMDHFLG is encoded by the coding sequence atgatccatcagcagaaatatgcaaaagagttgattaagaagtttaaaatggacGAATCAAAAGAAATATACACACCCATTGCAATAgatactaaattagacatagatgaacctggttcatctgttgatctgaagttgtataggggtatgattggttcacttttgtatcttactgctagcagactgaacatagttttcagtgtagggctttgtgctcgttttcaaGCAAATCCTAAGAAATCTCACTTGACCACTGTCAAGAGGATattgagatatttgaaaggcactactgatcttTATCTTTGGTACCCTAAAAGTAGTAATTTTAATCTAGTGgggtatgctgatgctgactatgcatgtttccttgtggataggaagagaACCTCAGGTATGGATCATTTTCTTGGTTAA